DNA from Deltaproteobacteria bacterium:
GCCTTGTACAGGGCGGCCAGGGCCGAAGGCCCGTCTTCGGTCTGATCCGTGCGCATCATCCAGGAGTCAAGCCGAGCCGCAAGCATCTCCCGGTTCGTGGAGTTGTCGTCCACGATGAGGACCCTGACCCCGGCCAGGCAGTCCAGGTCATGCCTCTCGGCCCGGTCCTGATTCTCCTGTAGGCCCAGGCGGATCGTGAACCAGAACTCAGACCCCCGGCCTTCGATACTTGAAAGTCCGATATCACCACCCATGAGTTTGGCGAGACGCCTGGAAATGGCCAGACCCAGACCCGTGCCTCCGTATTTTCTGGTCACCGAGGCATCGGCCTGAGTGAACTTTTTAAAGAGCGTTTCCTGTTTGTCGGCCGGGATGCCGATGCCCGTGTCCCGGACCGCAAAGCGGATCAGCGCTTCCGGTCCGCATTGCTCCAGAAGTTCGGCCCCGATCGAGACCTCGCCCCGTTCGGTGAATTTCACTGCATTCCCTGCCAGATTAAACAATATCTGGCGCAGGCGGTTGGCATCGCCCCGGACCATCTCGGGGACGTCAGGGTGTACGGCGCAGACGAATTCCAGGCCCTTCTCGTGGGCCCGCATGGCCATCATGGCCGCGAAATCGTCCAGAAATTCGTTCAGGTCGAAATCGATGGTTTCCAGATCGAGTTTGCCGGCCTCGATCTTGGAAAAATCCAGAATGTCGTTCAACAGTCCCAGAAGGGCCTCGCCGCTGGATCGGATCGTATGGGCGTAGCGCATCTGGGTCTCGTCCAAGGCCGTGTCCAGCAGGAGTTCGGTCATGCCGATGACCCCGTTCATGGGGGTGCGAATCTCGTGGCTCATGTTGGCGAGAAACTCGCTCTTGGCCTTGCTGGCGGCTTCGGCCCGGGCCTGGGCTTCTTCCAGGGCACGGTTGATCTCCAGAATGCGTTGCTCGGCGATCTTTCGTTCGGTGATGTCTTCCAGGGTGGCGATGGCCTCGGAGGATGCGGTTCCTGGCTGGACGGGATTGTATATCATTCTCAGGTAGAAGGTTCGGCCCCCGGTGATCGAGGTGTACTTGTCTTCATAGACCGAAGGTTTCCCGGCCAAGGCCTGGGCGATGACCTCGCGCATGAGAGGGGAGCTGTTTTTGGCCGTGTTGAAGCCGATGAGTTTTTCCCTGGACGAACCCATGAGTTCGACAAATTTGTCGTTGCAGTCCACGATGGTTCCCGTGGAATCATAGAAAATCATGCCCAGTGGGGATTTTTCAAAGATAATTCTATGGCGGTGTTCGCTTGCCAGCAGGGCCTCTTCGATTTTCTTCCGTTCGGTTATGTCTTGAAAAGCCGAGAGAAAAAACTCGCGACCCTGGATAACGATGATCTCTCCGGACAAGATGCCGACCACTATGGATCCGTCCTTGGCCCGAAGACACAGCTCAAATCCTTCAAGACGTCCTTTTTCTCGCAAAATCCTGGCGATATCTTCCTGATTCTGTTGATCTACGAAAAAATCCACCTCGGCCGCGGTCTTGCCCGCCAAATCCGGTAGTTCGTAGCCCAAAGTGGTCTGAAAACATGCGTTGACATCGATAAAACGCCGTTCGGGCAATTCGGCCAGGGACATGGCCACCGGGCTGTTGCGAAACAGACGCTCGAAGCGGATCTGGGCCTCCCTTTCCGCGGTCACGTCC
Protein-coding regions in this window:
- a CDS encoding PAS domain S-box protein, which encodes MPKENHSTYQVLFDGSPNCVEILDGDGRVLSINQRGLEAMGWKEDEVLGRYFPDLWPAKERPAVKRALDFVAQGEQVDFEARNTRPDGTSIFWRVVLNPTRDSDGSVHRIVCISMDMTTYKQTEQALMDSLERSAAIMQAAPAGIVLIRARDRVVIEANHKAAEMAGVKPEDLIGRPCGTFLCSAGQKECPVLDQGLAVEESERIIRHRGGSITPVLKTVTRIEVEGEDHLLETFVDIGRLKETEARLRSSETNFRSFFDTVDDMLVVGNLDGHVVYANEALIRKLGYSREELATMHILDLHPADRRSEAEEGLRAMLKGKGKICPLPLKDKTGGLIEAESKKWLGIWDGQPCVYGMSKDVTAEREAQIRFERLFRNSPVAMSLAELPERRFIDVNACFQTTLGYELPDLAGKTAAEVDFFVDQQNQEDIARILREKGRLEGFELCLRAKDGSIVVGILSGEIIVIQGREFFLSAFQDITERKKIEEALLASEHRHRIIFEKSPLGMIFYDSTGTIVDCNDKFVELMGSSREKLIGFNTAKNSSPLMREVIAQALAGKPSVYEDKYTSITGGRTFYLRMIYNPVQPGTASSEAIATLEDITERKIAEQRILEINRALEEAQARAEAASKAKSEFLANMSHEIRTPMNGVIGMTELLLDTALDETQMRYAHTIRSSGEALLGLLNDILDFSKIEAGKLDLETIDFDLNEFLDDFAAMMAMRAHEKGLEFVCAVHPDVPEMVRGDANRLRQILFNLAGNAVKFTERGEVSIGAELLEQCGPEALIRFAVRDTGIGIPADKQETLFKKFTQADASVTRKYGGTGLGLAISRRLAKLMGGDIGLSSIEGRGSEFWFTIRLGLQENQDRAERHDLDCLAGVRVLIVDDNSTNREMLAARLDSWMMRTDQTEDGPSALAALYKA